Below is a window of Culturomica massiliensis DNA.
TCCGATATAAGCCAGGGGTGTGTTGGCCTGGGGGGATTGTTTACATCCCGTGCTATTTTGATCCTATTCTGGCAGCAATAAACGGATGAATCGTATTGTCCCATGTCATGTGTATATGGCGCTCAACAGGCATTGCAATTGTCCCTTTGTTTCCTGCTTTCCACATTCCTGTGCCCATTCACTCCTCCGACGGGTAAAATCATAGGCTTTTTGTGCATTTTGTATAGATATTTTCGTCCCCATCGTTCACAGAGAATGGCTTTTTCTGCCGTTCCGATTGACGGCTTGTAAAGACATTGTTCCAGTGAAGCCGGAGTTACTTCTGCCGGCAGGGTAAAACTTCCCATATACATAAGTGCAACAACCCAAAGGATTCTGTTTTGTATTTTCATAGGGATATGCTTTTTTATTAATACAAATATATAATTTTTAAGAAAAACATGACACCCCCATTTTGGGGGGTATTTGTTAATTATCAGTAGAATACCCCATTTTGGGGGTATTTTGGTGTATTCGTTTGTTTTATTTTTGTTGTAGTTCATTAATATGATAAAACAAAATTTAACTAACGACAGAATTGCGATCGCCGAAAAGCAAATAGAGTAGGCATTATTACTAAAATCAATCACCATGAAAACAACAATTATGAAAAGTTTCGTTTTGACGTTGGCTATTGCATTGTCCGGAATGTATGTACAGGCTCAGGAAAAGGGAGATGTGTCTGCCGGATTACGTCTGAATTTGGGGACCAGTCCTGCTGCCGGCTTGAGTTCGCAGTTCGGGGTGGGATTGGATTTCAATTGGAGTATTACGGATGCCATCCGTTTATCTCCGGAATTCAATTTCTTTTTTCCCAAAAAAGTAGCAGAGGCATTGGGTGCAGAGTTGAAATGGAATACCTGGGATTTCAGTATCAACGGGCAATATCTTTTCAAACTTGGGGATGTTGTGTTATATCCTCAATTCGGTCTTACGATACAGGGTGCGTCAGTCAAATGGGATGGTGCAGACGAATGGGAGGAGTATGGAGGAGGTGCTGCAAAGTCGAGTGAAACTAAATTCGGTATCAATTTCGGAGCCGGTGTCGAATATCGGCTTTCAGAAGCCATTTCTCTTGATTTCCGGGCAAAATACAATGTGGTAAGCAACTGGTCACGGGCTGTGATTGGTGTCGGTGCTGCTTATCATTTCTAAGGGCATATTCCTTGATGGGTGCCTGTCTTTTATAAGGCGGGCATTACATTATGCTGATTATCATTGTTTTTTTGCCGGATACGGGATTTTTCGATTGTCCGGAAATTAATACAGATAAGTTATGAAGGCTAATAGATTTTTTATTTTGAACGTATTTGTTCTATTGACATATGTTCTTCTTGTTGTTCTTAGTTGCAGTGATAAGGATGATGGTCCGGACCGGAATCCTATCGAGAAAGAGTATTTCAGTATCAAAGAGGCGGAGTATGTCGGAAATGATTTCCCTCAGGCAACAGGAAGTATTGCTTTGGATCGGGTAAATATGAACAGAAATGTGCTGGCCGGAGGGTCTTCGGTTGTAACTTTAGTATCTGAAAGGCAGATTACGGAGGTTTATGTCGGTGTGGTAGGAACCGCAGGCTATTATCGTTATGTGCCCGGAACGGTCCGGGCCGATGAAGCCACGATATATCCGCTCGTGTTGTTGATCAGTCAGAGTCTGGGTCATTCTTTTACGATCCGGATTGCTGCGCGTATGGCAGACGGAG
It encodes the following:
- a CDS encoding outer membrane beta-barrel protein, translating into MKTTIMKSFVLTLAIALSGMYVQAQEKGDVSAGLRLNLGTSPAAGLSSQFGVGLDFNWSITDAIRLSPEFNFFFPKKVAEALGAELKWNTWDFSINGQYLFKLGDVVLYPQFGLTIQGASVKWDGADEWEEYGGGAAKSSETKFGINFGAGVEYRLSEAISLDFRAKYNVVSNWSRAVIGVGAAYHF